One window from the genome of Poecilia reticulata strain Guanapo linkage group LG9, Guppy_female_1.0+MT, whole genome shotgun sequence encodes:
- the LOC103469930 gene encoding long-chain-fatty-acid--CoA ligase ACSBG2-like, protein MLKGKTDVSPAASKTSTDPPAKLPRTFDQDNNPTKSPKERKKSVTLMSAELATMLTPSERLFTSERNQAVRLRMESTGPGSETPITIHQMFLEAVESYGDHPALVFRKGSRMMTLTWRQYYEQCRAAAKSFLKLGLERYHGVGILGFNSPEWFISDVAGILAGGLAVGIYTTNSAEACHYVASNCEANILVVENQQQLEKILKIKSQLPHLKAIVQYEGELEQKAEFLYTWDQFMKLGENIPNKQLNAVIDSLRANECCTLIYTSGTTGNPKGVMLSHDNITWTAHAVSKMINLHSCEEVLVSYLPLSHIAAQMMDIWCSMSLIATAHFAEPDALKGSLVNTLKEARPTGFLGVPRVWEKIQESMKAVGAKSSALRKRVADWAKAIGLQYSYSVMNGENEVPWGFMLANNLVFKRVRYELGLDRCRLCCSGAAPMTKETLDYFMSLSIPVKELYGMSESSGPHAVSIHEYRIGSVGKVMAGCKTKLDKPDADGNGEICYWGRHVFMGYLNMPDKTAEALDEQGWLHSGDLGKHDEDNFLYITGRIKEIIITAGGENIPPVPIEDAVKYELPIISNAMVIGDKQKFLSMLLTLKCVMDDEGNPTDMLSPVAVDICQQLNVRATKVSEIIESKEPALYKAIQDGINRFNKTSTSNAQKIQKWILLEKDFSVNGGELGPTLKLRRPVVAKMYQSQINKLYSR, encoded by the exons AGCGGAAAAAGTCGGTTACCTTGATGTCGGCGGAATTGGCGACCATGTTGACCCCCTCTGAGAGGCTGTTTACCTCCGAGAGAAACCAGGCGGTCAGGCTGAGGATGGAGAGCACGGGTCCGGGCTCGGAGACTCCCATCACCATTCATCAGATGTTCCTGGAGGCGGTGGAGAGCTACGGTGATCACCCGGCTTTGGTTTTCAGGAAAGGTAGCCGGATGATGACTCTGACCTGGAGGCAGTACTACGAACAATGTCGTGCAGCGGCCAAGAGCTTCCTCAAG CTCGGGTTGGAGCGTTACCACGGAGTCGGCATTCTGGGATTCAACTCTCCCGAGTGGTTCATCTCGGACGTCGCCGGCATCTTAGCAGG GGGTCTGGCTGTTGGTATTTACACGACCAACTCTGCGGAGGCCTGTCATTACGTAGCCTCTAACTGTGAGGCAAACATTCTGGTAGTggagaaccagcagcagctggaaaagaTCCTGAAG ATTAAAAGTCAGTTGCCTCATCTGAAAGCTATCGTCCAGTATGAAGGCGAACTGGAGCAGAAAGCAGAGTTCCTCTACACA TGGGACCAGTTTATGAAACTTGGAGAGAACATTCCCAACAAGCAGCTGAACGCTGTGATCGACAGTCTGCGGGCCAACGAGTGCTGCACGCTCATCTACACCTCCGGCACCACCGGAAATCCCAAAGGCGTCATGCTGAGCCACGACAAT ATCACATGGACGGCCCACGCCGTGTCCAAGATGATTAACCTACACTCCTGCGAGGAAGTGCTGGTCAGTTACCTGCCGCTCAGCCACATTGCAGCACAGATGATGGACATTTGGTGCTCCATGAGTCTCATAGCCACCGCCCATTTTGCAGAGCCGGACGCCCTGAAG GGATCTTTGGTGAACACGCTGAAAGAGGCTCGTCCGACCGGCTTCTTGGGCGTTCCTCGGGTTTGGGAGAAGATCCAGGAGAGCATGAAAGCTGTGGGCGCCAAGAGCTCTGCCCTGAGGAAGAGGGTGGCGGACTGGGCCAAGGCCATCGGCCTGCAGTACAGCTACAGCGTCATGAACGG GGAGAACGAGGTGCCGTGGGGCTTCATGCTGGCCAACAATCTGGTGTTTAAGAGGGTCCGGTACGAGCTGGGTTTGGACCGCTGCAGGCTGTGCTGCAGTGGAGCCGCTCCCATGACCAAAGAAACTCTGGACTACTTCATGAGCCTGAGCATCCCGGTGAAGGAGCTGTACGGCATGAGTGAGAGCTCCGGCCCACACGCCGTCTCCATCCACGAGTATCGCATTGGAAG CGTTGGGAAGGTGATGGCGGGCTGCAAAACGAAGCTGGATAAGCCGGACGCGGACGGGAACGGAGAAATCTGCTACTGGGGCCGGCACGTCTTCATGGGCTACCTGAACATGCCGGACAAAACGGCCGAGGCGCTGGACGAGCAGGGCTGGCTGCACTCTGGAGACTTGGGCAAACACGACGAGGACAACTTCCTGTACATCACAGGCAGAATAAAAG agaTCATCATCACCGCCGGTGGCGAGAACATCCCCCCCGTGCCCATCGAGGACGCCGTGAAGTACGAGCTTCCCATCATCAGCAACGCCATGGTGATCGGAGACAAGCAGAAGTTCCTCTCCATGCTGCTCACGCTCAAA TGCGTAATGGACGACGAGGGCAACCCCACCGACATGCTGAGCCCCGTGGCGGTGGACATCTGTCAGCAGCTCAACGTCAGGGCCACCAAGGTGTCAGAGATCATAGAGAGTAAGGAGCCGGCGCTGTACAAAGCCATTCAGGACGGCATCAACCGATTCAACAAAACATCCACGTCCAACGCTCAGAAGATCCAGAAGTGGATCTTACTGGAGAAAGATTTCTCCGTCAACGGAGGAGAATTGG GACCCACCCTGAAACTGAGACGGCCCGTTGTGGCAAAAATGTACCAGAGCCAAATTAACAAATTGTACTCTCGCTGA